In Lachnospiraceae bacterium, one DNA window encodes the following:
- a CDS encoding MFS domain-containing histidine kinase, with protein MEKKSFGLRKWKVLLSVFHVIFLVITLAGISAMYLNGGYGKGIRWIYDETYEDSNAFCSQLGIDISNIFTYIGYKDMFETNGVLDMHKNIVRITDGPGVDENMTLDQIVRYAKIRGYYLGEDFTVQGSPMAMDDDDMEITVEYKTDNPGLADADGLETRMTKEEMALDILDRLGKYYTIYYNFISNNTNVRFRIFYKSDSGEEAVYTNVPSMSLDELRGFGKYLFIPGNTIRMESNLALIPENAASLLETWNPFDNDQNYMVVSVDTNYPYADKYAKEAGEYKGARSAFIVGMGAVIAGMVGFFTTLVALVLLSGHEDELGGAIRLFPIDKMYTESCVLLCAAATAGILYFCRKLGIMVIGLFASEEHLAYWNKLLKYVILYGCSILCGFSLLRRYKANTLWEKSIAKKAVNASKDYIAKASFVAGTSLCYLLFLVVNGMMMWGTLFLFAYKDEKLTSRILFYVCAVLFVGLDGWIYHRLFRKAEQKDLLNNAITCIAKGDTGFRLDTKKLTGKERTVGDHINNIGSGLDTALQEKVKSERLKADLITNVSHDIKTPLTSIINYVDLLKRQKIQDPKIASYLEVLDQKSQRLKTLTEDLVEASKASSGNLKLEVTDIDLVELVQQTNGEFEERFDQRHLKIISDFPDGMIIIKADGRRLWRVLENLYTNAFKYAQEGSRVYVDVASVDGKAIFTMKNISEKPLNISPDELTERFVRGDVARTTEGSGLGLSIARSLTQLQKGEFVITIDGDLFKAQVIFPQVRQETRAEMRLERAAEEKRAEEQSGEKMSGEMPVGENLLEIVPYNWDVMVENDKNLTVKEEVLIRNGNRENKQET; from the coding sequence ATGGAAAAAAAATCGTTTGGTCTGAGAAAATGGAAGGTGCTGCTGTCCGTGTTTCATGTGATCTTTCTGGTCATTACACTGGCGGGTATCAGTGCCATGTATTTAAACGGCGGATACGGTAAAGGTATCCGCTGGATCTATGATGAAACATACGAGGATTCAAATGCATTCTGCTCCCAGCTGGGCATAGATATCAGCAATATTTTTACCTATATCGGCTATAAGGATATGTTTGAAACGAATGGTGTTCTGGACATGCATAAGAATATTGTGCGTATTACAGACGGACCAGGCGTAGATGAAAATATGACACTGGACCAGATCGTCCGTTATGCAAAAATCCGCGGATATTACCTGGGGGAAGATTTTACAGTTCAGGGGTCTCCTATGGCCATGGACGATGATGACATGGAAATCACCGTAGAATATAAAACGGATAACCCAGGTCTGGCAGATGCAGATGGCCTGGAGACCAGGATGACTAAAGAGGAAATGGCTCTTGATATCCTGGATCGTTTGGGAAAATATTATACGATCTATTATAATTTCATCAGTAATAATACAAATGTCCGGTTCCGTATCTTTTATAAAAGCGATAGTGGGGAAGAAGCGGTTTATACGAATGTTCCATCTATGTCCTTAGATGAGCTGAGAGGTTTTGGAAAATATTTATTTATTCCCGGAAATACCATCCGTATGGAAAGTAATCTGGCTTTGATACCGGAAAATGCGGCTTCCCTGCTGGAAACCTGGAATCCATTTGACAATGACCAGAATTACATGGTAGTTTCTGTGGATACAAATTATCCATATGCTGATAAATATGCAAAGGAAGCAGGAGAATATAAAGGTGCCCGTTCTGCTTTTATTGTAGGAATGGGTGCTGTGATCGCCGGAATGGTCGGATTTTTCACTACGCTGGTGGCACTGGTGCTTTTGTCTGGTCATGAAGATGAGCTGGGTGGTGCAATCCGCCTGTTCCCCATCGATAAAATGTATACGGAGTCCTGTGTGCTTTTGTGTGCGGCAGCAACAGCCGGTATTTTGTACTTTTGCAGAAAGCTGGGTATTATGGTCATTGGCCTGTTTGCTTCAGAAGAACATCTGGCTTACTGGAATAAATTATTAAAATATGTGATACTTTATGGATGCAGTATTCTCTGTGGCTTCAGTCTTTTAAGGCGTTATAAGGCCAATACATTATGGGAGAAAAGCATTGCAAAAAAGGCAGTAAATGCTTCAAAAGATTATATTGCCAAAGCCAGTTTTGTGGCAGGTACCAGCCTTTGTTATCTGCTGTTTTTAGTTGTTAATGGCATGATGATGTGGGGAACGCTGTTCCTTTTTGCCTATAAAGATGAAAAACTGACTTCACGTATTTTATTTTATGTATGCGCTGTTTTGTTTGTGGGACTGGATGGCTGGATCTACCACAGGCTGTTTCGTAAGGCAGAGCAGAAAGATCTTTTGAATAATGCCATTACCTGCATTGCAAAAGGTGATACCGGTTTCAGGCTGGACACAAAAAAGCTTACCGGAAAAGAAAGAACAGTAGGAGATCATATTAATAATATTGGAAGTGGTCTGGATACAGCACTACAGGAAAAGGTAAAAAGTGAGCGCTTAAAAGCGGACCTGATCACTAATGTTTCCCATGATATTAAGACTCCCCTTACATCCATTATCAACTATGTGGATCTGTTAAAGAGGCAGAAGATACAGGATCCCAAGATCGCCTCTTATCTGGAAGTCCTGGACCAGAAATCCCAGCGTTTAAAGACATTAACAGAGGATCTGGTAGAAGCATCCAAGGCAAGTTCCGGCAACCTGAAGCTGGAAGTGACAGATATTGACCTGGTAGAGCTGGTGCAGCAGACAAATGGTGAATTTGAGGAACGTTTTGACCAGCGCCATTTAAAGATCATCTCTGATTTCCCGGATGGCATGATCATTATTAAGGCAGATGGGCGCAGATTATGGCGTGTTCTTGAAAATCTTTATACCAATGCTTTTAAATATGCTCAGGAAGGCAGCCGGGTATATGTGGATGTGGCTTCTGTAGATGGAAAAGCCATTTTCACTATGAAAAATATTTCGGAAAAGCCGTTAAATATCAGCCCGGATGAACTGACAGAACGTTTTGTCAGAGGAGATGTGGCGCGGACCACAGAAGGCAGCGGATTAGGGCTTTCCATTGCCCGGAGTCTGACTCAGCTGCAGAAAGGCGAGTTTGTGATCACCATTGACGGTGATCTGTTCAAGGCTCAGGTCATTTTCCCGCAAGTGCGCCAGGAGACCAGGGCAGAAATGCGTCTGGAACGGGCTGCGGAAGAGAAGCGGGCAGAAGAACAGTCCGGGGAGAAAATGTCCGGGGAAATGCCAGTGGGAGAGAACCTGCTGGAAATCGTCCCCTATAACTGGGATGTAATGGTAGAAAATGACAAGAATTTAACAGTGAAAGAGGAAGTACTGATCCGGAATGGAAACCGGGAGAATAAACAGGAAACATAA
- a CDS encoding aminoglycoside phosphotransferase family protein gives MAKEMIFSSAKKTVYRDGDTAIKEFCEGFPKAEVLNEALCNARVETIEALNVPKVLGVTVTDGKWSIIKEYVPGKTLEQLMDENPDKLDEYMSQMVDLQLLIHSQACPLLNKLKEKTIRSLKSVEQLDEGTRYELLTRLDGMPKHTKLCHGDFNPSNIIVGDDGKLYVIDWVHASQGNASADVARTYLLLSLKDKKKAELYMDLFCEKTGTEKRYVQGWLPIVAAAQLAYKRPEEKDLLESWINVFEYQ, from the coding sequence ATGGCAAAAGAAATGATTTTCAGTAGTGCAAAAAAGACCGTCTACCGTGACGGAGATACTGCCATTAAGGAATTCTGTGAAGGATTCCCGAAAGCTGAGGTTTTAAACGAAGCATTATGTAATGCAAGAGTGGAGACCATCGAAGCGCTCAATGTTCCAAAGGTTTTAGGGGTAACGGTAACTGATGGAAAATGGTCTATTATCAAGGAATATGTACCAGGCAAGACCTTAGAACAGCTGATGGATGAAAATCCTGACAAGCTGGACGAGTACATGTCCCAGATGGTAGATCTTCAGCTGCTGATCCACAGCCAGGCTTGCCCGCTGCTCAACAAACTGAAAGAAAAAACCATCCGTTCCTTAAAATCCGTGGAACAGCTGGACGAAGGCACACGTTATGAGCTTTTGACCAGACTGGACGGAATGCCAAAACACACCAAGCTCTGCCACGGCGATTTCAATCCATCCAACATCATTGTTGGGGACGATGGAAAGCTTTATGTCATTGACTGGGTACATGCTTCCCAGGGTAATGCAAGTGCCGATGTGGCCAGAACCTACCTTCTGCTCAGCTTAAAGGACAAAAAGAAAGCAGAGCTGTACATGGATCTGTTCTGTGAAAAAACAGGTACAGAAAAACGCTATGTACAGGGCTGGCTTCCAATCGTAGCAGCCGCACAGCTGGCTTATAAGCGTCCGGAAGAGAAAGATCTGTTAGAGAGCTGGATCAATGTTTTCGAGTATCAATAA
- a CDS encoding response regulator transcription factor, protein MQTILVCDDDKQIVEAIDIYLTGEGFKVIKTYDGYEALEYLETQSADLLILDVMMPGLDGIRTTLKVRETSSIPIIILSAKSEDADKILGLNIGADDYITKPFNPLELVARVKSQLRRYTQLGNMSQQAEGQVYKCGGLQINDDNKEVTVDGEPIKLTPIEYNILLLLVKNAGKVFSIDEIYEKIWNEEAIGADNTVAVHIRHIREKIEINPREPKYLKVVWGVGYKIEKQ, encoded by the coding sequence ATGCAGACGATCCTGGTATGTGATGATGATAAACAGATTGTAGAAGCCATTGACATTTACCTTACAGGAGAAGGCTTTAAAGTTATAAAAACCTATGACGGATATGAAGCTCTGGAATATCTGGAGACACAGTCCGCAGATCTTTTGATCTTAGATGTGATGATGCCGGGACTGGATGGTATACGTACTACCTTAAAGGTACGTGAGACCAGCAGTATTCCGATCATTATCCTTTCTGCAAAATCAGAGGATGCAGATAAGATCCTGGGACTTAATATCGGTGCAGATGATTATATTACAAAGCCATTTAACCCGTTAGAACTGGTAGCAAGAGTCAAATCCCAGCTGCGCCGTTATACACAGCTTGGGAACATGAGCCAACAGGCAGAAGGCCAGGTTTACAAGTGTGGCGGTCTCCAGATCAATGATGACAACAAGGAGGTTACTGTAGATGGAGAGCCGATCAAACTGACGCCTATTGAGTATAACATCCTTTTGCTTCTGGTTAAGAATGCAGGAAAGGTATTCTCTATTGATGAGATCTACGAAAAAATCTGGAACGAGGAAGCCATTGGTGCAGATAATACAGTAGCTGTCCACATCCGTCATATCCGGGAAAAGATTGAGATCAACCCGAGAGAGCCAAAATATCTGAAGGTAGTATGGGGCGTAGGCTATAAGATCGAGAAACAGTAG